One window from the genome of Oryza glaberrima chromosome 3, OglaRS2, whole genome shotgun sequence encodes:
- the LOC127765897 gene encoding heavy metal-associated isoprenylated plant protein 23-like, protein MGGSLEYLAGLFSCGDHHHGHKNSKRRQLQTVELKVRMDCDGCELKVKNALSSLKGVESVKINRKQQKVTVSGYVEASKVLKKAQSTGKKSELWPYVPYSAASQPYVAVAAYDRRAPPGHVRNVEASSAAYVSGGGRTEERLTNLFNDEDPNACSLM, encoded by the exons ATGGGAGGCTCATTGGAGTACTTGGCCGGCCTGTTCAGTTGTGGTGATCATCACCATGGCCACAAGAACAGCAAGAGGAGGCAGCTGCAGACTGTGGAGCTGAAGGTCAGGATGGACTGTGATGGGTGCGAGCTCAAGGTCAAGAACGCCCTCTCCTCCTTGAAAG GCGTCGAGTCGGTGAAGATTAACAGGAAGCAGCAGAAGGTGACGGTGAGCGGGTACGTGGAGGCCAGCAAGGTGCTGAAGAAGGCGCAGTCGACGGGGAAGAAGTCCGAGCTGTGGCCGTACGTGCCGTACAGCGCGGCGAGCCAGCcgtacgtcgccgtcgccgcctatgacaggcgggccccacccggCCACGTCAGGAACGTGGAGGCCTCTTCCGCCGCCTACGtgtccggcggcggcaggacgGAGGAGCGGCTCACCAACCTGTTCAACGACGAGGACCCCAACGCATGCTCCCTCATGTGA